From Demequina capsici, one genomic window encodes:
- a CDS encoding ABC transporter ATP-binding protein produces the protein MSTETQNRPPQRRGGPGPMGHMGGAPAEKAQDFKGSVRRLAGLLSPEKSLVYFVIFLGAASVALNVMGPKILGNATTLVFEGLLGGTGVDFGRIHTILAWLIVIYLFAALLQFIQGYILNGITQRTVYRLREQVEDKIHRLPLSYVDRHQRGELLSRVTNDIDNVSQTLQQTLSQLFTSLLTVIGVLIMMIYISPWLALVAIVSIPLTLGIVMQVAKRSQPKFVDQWKHTGTLNGQIEEGYTGHALVKVFGRQKETQEEFARKNEELYEASFGAQFISGIIMPSTMFVGNLVYVAVAVVGGVMVTNGSLPLGDVQAFIQYSRQFQQPLTQLGSMANLLQSGVASAERVFELLDAEEQSPDEDPALTPADDHGRLVFEDVTFRYVEDKPLIDNLDLTVEPGRTVAIVGPTGAGKTTLVNLIMRFYELNGGRITLDGVDIAKMTRDDLRSRTGMVLQDAWLFGGTIRDNIAYGRDGATEDEIHAAAKAAYVDRFVHSLPDGYDTVLDDDATNVSVGERQLITIARAFVSRPQVLILDEATSSVDTRTELLVQHAMEKLRRDRTAFVIAHRLSTIRDADLILVMENGSIVEQGNHAELLALKGAYARLYEAQFSAPVDEVEPPIDPVHAPAGAQPVAFDDPSVPHTEAPAHKGESLDDPDVDR, from the coding sequence ATGAGCACCGAGACGCAGAACCGTCCCCCGCAGCGGCGGGGTGGACCGGGGCCCATGGGCCACATGGGTGGCGCTCCGGCGGAGAAGGCGCAGGACTTCAAGGGCTCGGTGCGGCGACTCGCCGGCCTGCTCAGCCCCGAGAAGAGCCTGGTCTACTTCGTGATCTTCCTGGGAGCGGCCTCGGTCGCCCTGAACGTCATGGGCCCCAAGATCCTCGGTAACGCGACGACCCTCGTCTTCGAAGGTCTCCTGGGCGGCACCGGAGTGGACTTCGGGCGGATCCACACGATCCTCGCGTGGCTGATCGTCATCTACCTCTTCGCGGCCCTGCTGCAGTTCATCCAGGGGTACATCCTCAACGGCATCACGCAGCGCACGGTGTACCGGCTGCGCGAGCAGGTGGAGGACAAGATCCACCGCCTGCCGCTCAGCTACGTGGACCGCCACCAGCGCGGTGAGCTGCTGTCCCGCGTGACGAACGACATCGACAACGTGTCGCAGACGCTCCAGCAGACGCTGAGCCAGCTGTTCACGTCGCTGCTGACCGTCATCGGCGTGCTCATCATGATGATCTACATCTCACCGTGGCTGGCGCTGGTGGCGATCGTCTCGATCCCGCTCACGCTCGGCATCGTGATGCAGGTGGCCAAGCGGTCGCAGCCCAAGTTCGTGGACCAGTGGAAGCACACGGGCACGCTCAACGGGCAGATCGAGGAGGGCTACACCGGCCACGCGCTGGTGAAGGTGTTCGGCCGCCAGAAGGAGACCCAGGAGGAGTTCGCGCGCAAGAACGAGGAGCTCTACGAGGCGAGCTTCGGCGCACAGTTCATCTCCGGGATCATCATGCCGTCGACGATGTTCGTCGGGAACCTGGTGTACGTGGCGGTCGCCGTCGTCGGCGGTGTCATGGTGACCAACGGCAGCCTTCCGCTGGGCGACGTGCAGGCGTTCATCCAGTACTCGCGGCAGTTCCAGCAGCCGCTGACGCAGCTGGGCTCCATGGCGAACCTGCTGCAGTCCGGCGTGGCGAGCGCGGAGCGAGTCTTCGAGCTGCTGGACGCCGAGGAGCAGTCGCCCGATGAGGACCCGGCGCTGACGCCCGCCGACGACCACGGTCGGCTGGTGTTCGAGGACGTCACGTTCCGTTACGTCGAGGACAAGCCTCTCATCGACAACCTCGACCTGACGGTGGAGCCCGGCAGGACGGTAGCGATCGTCGGCCCGACGGGTGCCGGCAAGACCACGCTCGTCAACCTCATCATGCGGTTCTACGAGCTCAACGGCGGTCGGATCACGCTCGACGGCGTGGACATCGCCAAGATGACGCGGGACGACCTTCGTTCGCGCACTGGCATGGTCCTGCAGGACGCGTGGCTGTTCGGCGGCACGATCCGCGACAACATCGCGTACGGCCGTGACGGTGCGACGGAGGATGAGATCCACGCTGCGGCGAAGGCTGCGTACGTGGACCGCTTCGTGCATTCGCTGCCCGACGGCTACGACACGGTGCTGGACGACGACGCGACGAACGTGTCCGTCGGCGAGCGGCAGCTCATCACGATCGCCAGGGCGTTCGTGTCGCGGCCGCAGGTGCTGATCCTCGACGAGGCGACGAGCTCGGTGGACACCCGTACCGAGCTGCTCGTGCAGCACGCGATGGAGAAGCTGCGTCGCGATCGCACGGCGTTCGTGATCGCGCACCGTCTGTCCACCATCCGCGACGCGGACCTGATCCTCGTGATGGAGAACGGTTCGATCGTGGAACAGGGCAACCACGCGGAGCTGCTGGCCCTCAAGGGTGCGTACGCGCGGCTCTACGAGGCCCAGTTCTCGGCGCCGGTCGACGAGGTCGAGCCTCCGATCGACCCGGTGCACGCCCCCGCTGGGGCGCAGCCGGTGGCGTTCGACGATCCGTCCGTTCCGCACACCGAGGCGCCGGCGCACAAGGGGGAGTCCCTGGACGATCCCGACGTGGATCGCTGA